AATAAGGCTACTACAAATAAATTTTTATCAAATGAGCTTGATATGTTAAAATCTGAGCTAAACGATATAATAGGTGAAAATCAAGATATATTTTTATTAAATCATCAAATTTCACAAAGAGTATCGTATAAAAGAGCCATTAATAGTGGCTTATCAATCAGCGAGTATAGTGATGAAAAGGCAAAAAACGAATTTGAATGCTTTTATAAAGAATTTGAAAAATCAATTAAATTAAATATAAAAAAATTTAGTTAAGAAATGATATATTATGGGCTTTAAAGATGAGAATGAATTTCTAAATTCAGCTAGGGGGGGGGATACTAATATTGCTCAAAAAAGAAAGACAATCCCAAATAAAGAAAGAATAGCAAATTTCAAAAGAAAAAAGATAATAACGATATATTTCACAGAAGAAGAGCACCACGATATCAACCAAACAGCATTTAATATGGGCTTTTCTGCTTCGGCTTTTATAAGATATGCTATAAAAGAGAAGCTAGATAGCATTAATCAAATAAAAGATTTGGGAGCTAAATACCAAATAAAGAGAGTAGAAAGCTTAAAAAAACTTATAAAAAAGGAGATAAAATAATTATGAAAAAAATATCAAATTTGGATTGGATAGAAAATCAAATCCGTTTAAATAAAGAAATAAGCACTGATGAATGCAAAGAAAAAATGGATTAAAATTTGCATTTATATATAGGGAAATTAAAAAGATATA
The sequence above is a segment of the Campylobacter hyointestinalis subsp. lawsonii genome. Coding sequences within it:
- a CDS encoding plasmid mobilization protein translates to MGFKDENEFLNSARGGDTNIAQKRKTIPNKERIANFKRKKIITIYFTEEEHHDINQTAFNMGFSASAFIRYAIKEKLDSINQIKDLGAKYQIKRVESLKKLIKKEIK